The Fulvivirga ligni genome window below encodes:
- a CDS encoding NUDIX domain-containing protein yields the protein MDKNLEKTFGNRIRVRVSGICIKQDSLLLVKHSGLGKKGILWAPPGGEIDFDETAEVALIREFKEETGLDIQVDKFLFINEYKENPLHAVELFFQVSALNDSLIKGHDPELEEENQIIKEVRFVTFDEIVIMADETLHNILHEAKDKNSILNMNGYFKFCR from the coding sequence ATGGATAAGAATTTAGAAAAAACATTTGGCAACAGAATAAGGGTCAGAGTATCTGGCATTTGTATAAAACAGGACAGCCTTTTACTTGTTAAACATTCTGGGCTTGGAAAGAAAGGAATCCTTTGGGCTCCGCCCGGCGGTGAAATTGACTTTGACGAAACAGCAGAAGTTGCATTGATCAGAGAATTTAAGGAAGAAACAGGCTTAGACATTCAGGTGGATAAGTTCCTATTTATCAACGAGTATAAGGAGAATCCGCTGCATGCGGTGGAGCTATTTTTTCAGGTCAGCGCATTGAATGATTCCCTAATAAAAGGGCACGATCCGGAATTGGAAGAGGAAAATCAGATCATTAAAGAAGTGCGCTTTGTGACTTTTGATGAAATAGTGATTATGGCAGATGAAACATTACATAATATACTTCACGAAGCGAAGGACAAAAATTCGATATTAAATATGAACGGCTATTTTAAATTTTGCCGATAA
- a CDS encoding PaaI family thioesterase produces the protein MVKSYNPQYKERVEKFLERQFFMQHIHFSLSEIKEGYTEGWMDIEKFHLQQKGLVHGGVIATLADSVMGFAAYTLLPINQHVVTGELKVSYLNPGAGEKLFAKGWVLKQGKKINFCEAEVYVVKGDKKTLIAKSSSTMVTIFPEAH, from the coding sequence ATGGTTAAAAGTTATAATCCTCAATACAAGGAGCGGGTAGAAAAGTTTTTAGAAAGGCAATTTTTCATGCAGCACATCCATTTCTCATTGTCAGAAATAAAGGAAGGCTACACAGAAGGATGGATGGATATTGAGAAATTTCATCTTCAGCAAAAAGGGTTGGTTCATGGTGGCGTAATCGCTACTCTGGCTGATAGTGTCATGGGTTTTGCTGCCTATACCTTGCTGCCCATTAATCAACATGTGGTTACTGGTGAGTTGAAAGTTTCTTACCTAAATCCTGGTGCCGGTGAAAAGCTGTTTGCTAAAGGCTGGGTGCTAAAGCAGGGGAAAAAGATTAATTTTTGTGAAGCAGAAGTCTATGTAGTAAAAGGAGATAAGAAAACGCTCATTGCCAAGTCTAGCTCCACCATGGTGACTATATTTCCTGAAGCACACTAG
- a CDS encoding ATP-dependent DNA helicase translates to MPNPSDILKNKFPFTPTPGQLRLFSQVDDFLKEKDEKSVLVIKGYAGTGKTTVVSVLTQVLPLFNKKFVLLAPTGRAAKVMSQYAKRVAFTIHKRIYKQVGDASEGPAFKRQKNYAKNTVFIVDEASMIHEDKSFGSRGLLSDLIQFVFSEESNKLILIGDNAQLPPVGQLISPALDKDYLESGYGVSVHHSLLTEVMRQEGDSGILMNATDLRNQLGKEKPEILFSTKGHKDIYKMTGEKMEDGLRYAYDNFGMENTIIICRSNKLANNYNQYIRNRIHFYESELEVGEILMIVRNNYVFTPDDVPGSFLANGDFVEVMKIVNFEEMYGFRFATLELRMLDYQSETSFEAKVILDTLHSESPSLNSEQNRGLYEAIMEDYQDLASVKERREAMRKDPYLNALQVKFAYALTCHKSQGGQWNAVFVDQGYLKEDGIDTEYVRWLYTAITRATDQLFLVNFNKKMFVN, encoded by the coding sequence ATGCCTAACCCGTCAGACATATTAAAAAATAAGTTTCCGTTTACGCCTACGCCAGGTCAGCTCCGCCTTTTCTCTCAAGTGGATGACTTTCTGAAGGAGAAGGACGAGAAATCTGTTTTAGTGATTAAAGGATATGCGGGTACTGGTAAAACTACGGTAGTTAGTGTTTTAACGCAGGTATTGCCTTTATTTAATAAGAAGTTCGTTCTGCTGGCTCCGACAGGAAGAGCGGCCAAGGTAATGTCTCAATATGCTAAGAGGGTAGCTTTCACTATTCATAAAAGGATTTACAAACAGGTAGGTGATGCCTCTGAAGGGCCAGCCTTTAAAAGACAAAAGAACTACGCGAAAAATACCGTATTCATTGTAGATGAGGCATCTATGATTCATGAAGATAAGAGTTTTGGTAGCCGGGGTCTGCTTTCAGATCTTATACAGTTTGTATTTTCAGAGGAGAGTAATAAACTTATTCTCATAGGTGACAATGCACAGCTTCCGCCAGTGGGCCAGCTAATAAGTCCGGCGCTGGATAAAGATTACCTGGAGTCGGGTTATGGTGTATCGGTACATCATTCGTTGCTTACCGAGGTAATGAGGCAGGAGGGTGATTCCGGTATTCTTATGAACGCTACAGATCTACGAAATCAGTTGGGGAAAGAGAAACCGGAAATCTTATTCAGTACCAAAGGCCATAAGGACATTTATAAGATGACTGGTGAGAAGATGGAAGATGGCTTGAGGTATGCCTATGATAATTTCGGCATGGAAAACACTATAATTATCTGCAGATCTAATAAGCTGGCTAATAACTATAATCAATACATAAGAAATAGAATTCACTTTTATGAGTCTGAATTGGAGGTGGGAGAAATTCTTATGATAGTTCGAAATAATTACGTTTTCACCCCTGATGATGTACCTGGTAGTTTTTTGGCCAATGGTGATTTTGTGGAGGTAATGAAGATAGTAAACTTCGAAGAAATGTATGGCTTTAGATTTGCTACGTTAGAACTTAGAATGCTAGACTATCAATCAGAAACATCATTCGAGGCTAAGGTAATACTGGATACACTTCATTCGGAGTCTCCTTCTCTTAACTCCGAGCAGAATAGAGGGCTGTATGAGGCGATCATGGAAGATTATCAGGATTTGGCTTCGGTAAAGGAGCGCCGTGAGGCTATGAGAAAAGATCCTTATCTCAATGCACTGCAGGTGAAATTTGCCTATGCACTTACTTGCCATAAATCTCAGGGTGGGCAGTGGAATGCTGTTTTTGTAGACCAAGGTTACCTGAAGGAGGATGGGATAGATACAGAATATGTACGCTGGCTGTATACGGCAATTACCCGTGCTACAGATCAACTTTTTTTAGTGAATTTTAACAAGAAAATGTTTGTTAATTGA
- a CDS encoding DUF1573 domain-containing protein — MKTFVSFIFGIFVIFSALAQEDSTMETKNGPAMTFQEVKHEFGDIHQGDKVEHVFKFENTGNEPLVISNVQVTCGCTASDWPRDPIAPGQESSMTIKFNSAGKMGTQNKVITIISNSEEKYRLTITANVLPKEESGDTN; from the coding sequence ATGAAGACTTTTGTATCATTTATTTTTGGGATTTTCGTGATTTTCAGCGCTTTAGCTCAAGAAGATAGTACTATGGAGACCAAAAATGGACCTGCTATGACTTTTCAGGAGGTGAAACATGAGTTCGGTGATATCCATCAGGGAGATAAAGTTGAGCACGTGTTTAAGTTTGAGAATACAGGAAACGAGCCTCTTGTTATCAGCAACGTACAAGTTACTTGTGGTTGTACTGCTTCTGATTGGCCTAGAGACCCAATTGCTCCTGGTCAGGAATCTAGCATGACTATCAAGTTTAATAGTGCTGGTAAAATGGGAACACAGAATAAAGTAATTACCATTATTAGTAACTCTGAAGAGAAGTATAGATTAACTATTACTGCTAATGTTCTTCCAAAAGAAGAATCTGGAGATACTAACTAA
- a CDS encoding DUF423 domain-containing protein, whose protein sequence is MPTKSKNILITACALGALSVMIGAFGAHGLRPLLTEYGRIETFETAVKYQFYHTLALLAIGIIDTKWPQKLLSYAAYSIFIGVIIFSGSLYILCLTNTPILGAITPFGGVLLIVGWVLLLLGIRKIK, encoded by the coding sequence ATGCCAACTAAAAGTAAAAATATTCTTATTACAGCCTGTGCTCTGGGAGCATTGTCTGTTATGATTGGAGCCTTTGGAGCTCACGGCTTAAGGCCATTACTTACTGAATATGGCAGAATAGAAACATTTGAAACGGCCGTTAAATATCAATTTTATCATACACTAGCCTTATTAGCCATAGGTATAATAGATACCAAGTGGCCTCAAAAACTACTTAGCTATGCCGCCTATAGCATTTTTATAGGTGTGATTATCTTCAGTGGGTCACTGTACATCTTATGCCTAACTAACACACCAATTTTAGGAGCCATTACTCCTTTTGGCGGAGTGCTTCTGATTGTGGGCTGGGTGTTATTGCTACTCGGAATAAGAAAGATTAAATAA
- a CDS encoding YggS family pyridoxal phosphate-dependent enzyme, whose translation MDIKNNIKEFKSFLSDKSCRLVAVSKTKPNDLIQEAYNEGIRIFGENKVQELSDKYEVLPKDIEWHMIGHLQRNKVKYIAPFVSLIHSVDSLRLLKEIDKQGQKNDIVISCLLQIHIAKEETKFGLSEEELIELIESEEVAEMKNIKVVGLMGMATFTEKESQIREEFQSLKSLFDTMKEKSLPDNVEMAELSMGMSGDYEIAVEEGSTLIRVGSAIFGARNYAN comes from the coding sequence ATGGATATCAAAAACAATATTAAAGAATTTAAAAGTTTTTTATCAGACAAATCTTGTCGATTAGTTGCTGTAAGCAAAACTAAGCCCAATGATCTTATACAAGAAGCTTATAATGAGGGGATTAGGATTTTTGGTGAAAACAAGGTTCAGGAGTTATCAGACAAGTATGAGGTTTTACCTAAAGACATAGAATGGCACATGATAGGTCATTTACAGAGAAATAAGGTAAAATATATCGCTCCGTTTGTGAGTCTCATTCATTCTGTAGACAGCCTGAGACTACTCAAGGAAATTGACAAGCAGGGCCAGAAAAATGACATAGTCATCTCTTGTCTACTACAAATTCATATCGCCAAAGAGGAAACCAAATTCGGATTATCTGAGGAAGAGCTAATAGAACTCATCGAATCTGAGGAAGTTGCTGAAATGAAAAACATAAAAGTGGTAGGTCTCATGGGCATGGCTACTTTCACTGAAAAGGAATCTCAAATTAGAGAAGAGTTTCAGTCGTTAAAGTCACTATTTGATACCATGAAAGAGAAGAGCCTTCCTGATAACGTAGAGATGGCGGAGCTTTCCATGGGTATGAGCGGCGACTATGAGATAGCTGTAGAAGAGGGAAGCACATTAATTAGAGTGGGGAGCGCGATTTTCGGAGCGAGAAATTATGCCAACTAA
- a CDS encoding GH3 family domain-containing protein: MPILGTLLKKGIRIRESLEQEYSNPYDLQKQELKKLLITASQTQFGKYYDFDKVLKSYRELDPKAFFNLYKELVPIHNYNKMYKDWWQKAQGGKNDVCWPGKIRYFALSSGTSEASSKYIPITRDMKRAIQKTSIRQILSLSKYDLPSEIFQGGILMLGGSTHLNNRGSYFEGDLSGIQAAQLPFWFQHFYKPGKKIAQTRDWDEKLTEIAKKAKEWNISIIVGVPAWIQILMEKILEHYQVDNIHEVWPNLTVYVHGGVSFDPYRKGFKRLLGREIHYIETYLASEGFIAFQAKPDTRSMKMVLNNGTFYEFVPFEEQNFDDNGEVLADAPTYMIDEVEEGREYALLLSSCAGAWRYMIGDVVKIVSKEEAEIVITGRTKHFLSLCGEHMSVDNMNKAIEMLSDELNITIREFTVAGIPHGTLFAHHWYIGTDADVDPNVIREKLDGYLKELNDDYKVERIAALKEVLVDVLPVSTFYKWMESKGKVGGQHKFPRVIKSHQYDDWKEFIKTIDS, translated from the coding sequence ATGCCTATTTTAGGTACTTTATTAAAGAAGGGAATTCGAATTAGAGAGAGCCTTGAGCAAGAGTATTCGAACCCTTACGACCTACAAAAGCAGGAATTAAAAAAACTACTAATCACCGCCAGTCAGACCCAATTCGGAAAGTACTACGATTTCGATAAGGTGCTGAAATCTTACAGGGAGTTAGATCCAAAGGCCTTCTTTAATTTATATAAGGAGCTGGTTCCTATACATAATTACAATAAAATGTATAAGGACTGGTGGCAAAAAGCGCAGGGTGGCAAAAATGATGTGTGCTGGCCAGGGAAAATCAGATATTTTGCCCTGAGCTCAGGTACATCAGAGGCCTCTTCAAAATACATTCCTATTACAAGGGATATGAAGCGCGCCATTCAAAAGACCAGTATTAGACAGATATTATCACTATCTAAATATGATCTTCCCTCAGAGATCTTTCAGGGTGGCATACTTATGCTTGGGGGAAGTACGCATTTAAATAACAGGGGTAGCTACTTTGAGGGCGACCTCAGTGGTATACAAGCTGCTCAGCTACCGTTTTGGTTCCAACATTTCTATAAGCCTGGTAAAAAGATAGCTCAAACCAGAGATTGGGACGAGAAGTTGACGGAGATAGCTAAAAAGGCCAAAGAATGGAATATCAGTATCATTGTAGGGGTGCCTGCCTGGATACAGATATTGATGGAGAAAATATTGGAGCATTATCAGGTAGATAATATCCATGAAGTATGGCCAAACCTTACCGTGTATGTGCATGGAGGGGTTTCCTTTGATCCATACAGAAAAGGATTTAAAAGACTTTTAGGTAGAGAGATTCATTATATAGAGACCTACCTGGCTTCTGAAGGCTTTATCGCTTTTCAGGCCAAGCCGGATACTCGCAGTATGAAAATGGTGCTTAATAATGGAACATTCTATGAGTTTGTGCCATTTGAAGAGCAAAATTTTGATGATAACGGTGAGGTCCTTGCCGACGCACCAACTTACATGATTGACGAGGTAGAGGAAGGCAGAGAGTATGCCTTACTATTATCTTCTTGTGCAGGTGCATGGAGATACATGATCGGGGATGTGGTGAAGATAGTTTCTAAGGAAGAGGCCGAGATAGTGATCACGGGAAGAACCAAGCACTTCCTTAGTTTGTGTGGAGAGCACATGTCTGTGGATAATATGAATAAGGCCATAGAAATGCTTTCTGATGAACTTAACATCACCATCAGAGAATTTACAGTAGCAGGTATCCCTCACGGAACACTATTTGCCCATCATTGGTATATCGGAACCGATGCTGATGTTGATCCTAACGTAATTAGAGAAAAGCTAGATGGCTACCTGAAAGAATTAAATGACGATTATAAAGTCGAAAGGATTGCTGCGCTAAAGGAAGTGCTGGTAGATGTTCTACCGGTGAGCACTTTCTATAAATGGATGGAGTCTAAAGGAAAAGTGGGAGGGCAACATAAATTCCCTCGTGTTATTAAAAGTCATCAATATGATGATTGGAAGGAATTTATAAAGACTATTGATTCGTAA
- a CDS encoding LysE family translocator — MYIVNGVLFGLLLMVLVGPVFFTLIQTSIEKGLDKAVFVALGIFFSDALFIGLAYLGVSQFVDNAGYNVWIGYIGGVILFSFGLYYLIRSQKAAVFTEAKSVAVKGKFRFIFKGFIINGVSPFVLLFWIGAMSLATARYQYHGHELLAFFITILIVTLCSDVLKAYLAGRLRKLFTPKLFKILNLIVGLAMIGFGIHMFIYSI, encoded by the coding sequence ATGTATATTGTTAATGGGGTCTTGTTTGGTCTTTTACTTATGGTTTTGGTGGGGCCGGTGTTTTTCACACTCATCCAAACCAGTATAGAGAAAGGATTAGACAAGGCAGTTTTTGTGGCGTTGGGTATTTTCTTTAGTGATGCTCTTTTTATTGGCTTAGCTTACCTGGGCGTTTCTCAGTTTGTAGATAATGCCGGATATAATGTATGGATCGGTTATATAGGAGGAGTGATACTTTTCTCTTTTGGTTTATACTATCTCATTAGATCTCAGAAAGCAGCTGTTTTTACGGAAGCTAAGTCTGTAGCCGTAAAGGGTAAGTTCAGGTTTATATTCAAAGGTTTTATCATCAACGGTGTCAGTCCTTTCGTACTCCTGTTTTGGATAGGAGCCATGAGCTTGGCTACTGCCAGATATCAATACCATGGACACGAGTTACTAGCTTTCTTTATTACCATTCTCATTGTAACCCTCTGCAGTGATGTCTTAAAAGCTTATTTGGCTGGTAGGCTAAGGAAACTATTTACCCCTAAGCTTTTTAAAATATTAAATCTGATCGTGGGTCTTGCCATGATTGGCTTCGGCATTCATATGTTTATCTATAGCATTTAA
- a CDS encoding vWA domain-containing protein translates to MTDNSGFDMPWYSLRWFAASTFKSFTWEYQLVLYALLLIPIFIVLRWVIRHFFNQKLPIALTKSQVKSNPTNLVRLIPDILLIFFVALVIVALARPQKTNEKVEQWTEGIDIMLVVDISQSMQIEDFKPNRLEAAKKVAENFIDGRFQDRIGMVIFSGDAYSLSPLTTDYDLLKSYIEEINFDMIENRGTAIGSALAVATNRMRESDSKSKVVILLSDGDNTAGNIDPITAAKLAAAYDIKIYTIAIGKEGKVPFGQGFFGRPRMIDNTLDETTLREIAKIGEGEFYRVSDNEALQQVFDLIDKYEKAEIKESRYKDTTDFYRNYLLWAMCFFLLWLLLKSTFISNVLQD, encoded by the coding sequence ATGACAGATAATTCAGGATTTGACATGCCATGGTATTCATTGAGGTGGTTTGCAGCTTCTACTTTTAAGAGCTTCACCTGGGAGTATCAGCTCGTGCTTTACGCCTTGCTTCTGATTCCTATATTTATCGTTCTAAGGTGGGTAATCAGGCATTTCTTTAACCAAAAGTTGCCTATAGCGCTTACTAAAAGTCAGGTAAAATCTAACCCTACCAACTTGGTGAGATTGATTCCGGACATTCTACTTATCTTCTTTGTGGCCCTAGTAATTGTGGCTTTGGCCCGTCCTCAGAAAACCAATGAAAAAGTAGAGCAATGGACTGAAGGGATCGATATAATGCTAGTGGTAGATATTTCGCAATCTATGCAGATTGAAGATTTCAAACCTAACCGCCTTGAGGCCGCTAAAAAGGTAGCTGAAAATTTCATTGATGGCCGCTTTCAGGATAGAATAGGTATGGTAATATTTTCTGGAGATGCTTATTCATTATCCCCACTAACCACTGATTATGACCTACTTAAATCATACATCGAAGAAATAAACTTTGATATGATTGAAAACAGAGGTACGGCCATTGGTAGTGCTTTGGCGGTAGCCACCAACCGTATGAGAGAGTCTGACTCTAAATCAAAAGTGGTGATTTTGTTAAGTGATGGAGACAACACCGCCGGAAATATAGACCCTATAACCGCTGCTAAGCTGGCTGCTGCCTATGACATTAAGATTTACACCATTGCCATAGGCAAAGAGGGTAAAGTACCTTTTGGACAAGGCTTCTTTGGCAGACCCAGGATGATAGATAATACCCTTGATGAGACTACACTTAGGGAGATCGCGAAAATCGGTGAAGGCGAATTCTATAGGGTGTCTGATAATGAAGCTTTACAGCAAGTTTTCGATTTAATTGACAAATACGAAAAAGCTGAAATCAAAGAGTCAAGGTATAAGGACACCACTGACTTCTACAGAAATTATCTACTATGGGCCATGTGCTTCTTCCTTTTATGGCTTCTCCTAAAGTCCACGTTTATATCTAACGTGCTTCAGGATTAA
- a CDS encoding DUF58 domain-containing protein: MKHLLKKLRKYEIQIRKAINSQMQGDFHSIFKGSGLEFDDVRTYQYGDDIRTIDWNVSAKGHGTFVKTFKEEKEQTVFFILDVSGSQEIGSPGKQKLDISKEICGVLALSAVKQASQVGLICYSDQKEKYVKPAKGPRQAYELVSSLAKLKPTSYTTNLNAAILWTLNAIKKRSVIIFISDFIDEDYEHNLKGLAKKHDVVMIRVTDKRETRLPKLGIVPVFEKESRKTIWVNTSFGNFRSKIKQNYDVNEEALSIFAKKHQINFLSVDTEEDYVPKLLKLFKVRNKTVKSV, encoded by the coding sequence ATGAAGCACCTGTTAAAAAAACTGCGAAAATATGAAATCCAAATTAGAAAGGCTATCAACAGCCAGATGCAAGGAGATTTTCATTCTATTTTCAAGGGATCAGGACTAGAGTTTGATGATGTACGCACCTACCAATATGGTGATGACATTCGAACTATAGACTGGAATGTAAGTGCTAAAGGACATGGTACCTTTGTGAAAACCTTTAAAGAGGAAAAGGAGCAAACGGTATTTTTCATATTAGATGTTAGTGGCTCTCAAGAAATTGGTAGTCCAGGAAAGCAAAAGCTGGATATAAGCAAAGAAATTTGTGGAGTGCTGGCACTATCTGCGGTAAAGCAAGCCAGCCAGGTAGGTTTAATTTGTTATTCAGATCAAAAAGAAAAATATGTAAAACCGGCCAAAGGCCCCAGACAGGCATATGAATTAGTAAGCAGTCTGGCTAAACTCAAGCCAACATCATATACCACAAATCTCAATGCTGCTATCTTATGGACTCTCAATGCCATAAAGAAAAGAAGCGTAATCATTTTCATTTCCGATTTCATAGATGAGGATTATGAGCACAACCTGAAAGGTCTTGCCAAAAAGCATGATGTGGTGATGATAAGAGTTACTGACAAGAGAGAAACCAGGCTACCTAAGCTGGGAATTGTTCCTGTTTTTGAAAAAGAAAGCCGAAAAACTATCTGGGTAAATACATCGTTTGGGAATTTCAGATCGAAAATAAAGCAGAATTATGATGTGAATGAGGAAGCTCTTTCTATTTTCGCTAAAAAGCACCAGATCAACTTCTTATCAGTAGATACAGAAGAAGATTACGTGCCCAAACTCCTTAAATTATTCAAAGTAAGAAATAAAACAGTAAAGAGTGTTTAG
- a CDS encoding DUF4296 domain-containing protein: MKTKIFVICYLFLIGCSSDKEVPNDIIKQDKMVAVMLDMYLAEGKVNNMRLSRDSSLAIFDVYEDMLYKKHGVIDSVYERSMSYYYDHPDMLETIYESVLDSLNLKQERLKEKAEDPEDDKAEPKKEDEQGKTLEVKKDDAKVEGDKKDNKKE; this comes from the coding sequence ATGAAAACGAAAATATTTGTTATATGTTATCTTTTTCTCATCGGATGTAGCTCTGATAAAGAGGTGCCCAACGATATCATAAAGCAAGACAAAATGGTAGCGGTAATGCTGGATATGTATCTGGCCGAAGGCAAGGTAAATAATATGCGTTTAAGCCGTGATTCGTCACTAGCTATATTCGATGTGTATGAAGATATGCTCTATAAGAAACATGGAGTAATAGATAGCGTATATGAGAGGAGTATGTCTTACTATTATGATCACCCGGACATGCTCGAGACAATATATGAATCCGTGCTGGATAGTTTAAACCTGAAGCAGGAAAGGCTCAAAGAAAAAGCGGAGGATCCTGAGGATGACAAAGCTGAGCCTAAGAAAGAAGATGAACAAGGGAAGACTTTGGAAGTGAAGAAGGATGACGCTAAAGTGGAGGGTGATAAGAAAGATAATAAAAAGGAGTAA